The DNA window CGCTCTCTGTGTACCGCTGGATTCGGCCGGTCGATCAACGGCCGCTCGTGGACTTGTTGGCCAAAATCTTGAACCACGAGGTCGACGCGGTCACGTTCACCAGCGCTCCCGCGGTCGCCTCGCTGCTGTCGACGGCGAAGGACAACGGCCTGCTCGACGAATTCCTCGCTGCGCTGCGCGGTCCCGTCGCCGCGATCTGCGTCGGGCCCGTCACCTCGGCACCACTCGATGCTCTCGGTGTCCCTACTTCGATGCCGAAACGGGCTCGGCTAGGGTCACTGGCGACGTACGTGGTCGACCAGCTGAGCGAGTAAACGGATTCCACCAATTCCACTGTCCCAGAAGCGTCATCGTCGACGGGACCAACACCATCCGGACGATCGTCGCGTCGACGAGCACTGCGGTGGCAAGACCGACACCCATCATCTTGATGGTCACGTCGGCATCGAGTGCGAATCCGAGGAATACAGCGACCATGATCGCTGCAGCGCTGGTGATCACGCGGCCCGTCGACGCCACTCCGTCCACCACTGAGGAGTGGGCATCGCCGGAATGCAGCCACAGCTCGCGGATCCGTGAGAGTAGGAACACCTCGTAGTCCATGGACAGTCCGAACAGGATGGTGAACATCAGGATCGGTACCCAGCTGGATACAGGAACAGCATGGGGGAGTCCGAGTAGTTCTGCGCCCCAACCCCATTGGAACAACGCAACCATCACGCCGTAGGCAGCGGCGACGGACATCAGGTTCATCGCCGCAGCCTTGACTGCAACTACGATCGACCGGAACACCACCGTCAACAGCACGACCGACAATGCAACGACGAACGCGACGACGAGCCAGATGCGTTCGGCGACTCGGTCGGTGATGTCGGCGAAGACCGGTGTCACGCCGGTCGCGATCGCGCCTTCGGGCAGCACGTCGTGCCGCAGATGCGTCAGGAGCGCAACGGTTTCTTCGTCACTCGGTCCGGTCGTGGGTTCGAACATCACCACCGCTGTATCGCCCTCGGGGTTGGTGATAGGCGTACCGACGACGGCAATCCCGGGATCCCGAGCGAGTTCCTCTGTCAAATAGTCCAATCGGCTCGTCGAGACTTGGGACAGATCGACCGCCACCATGAAGGGGCCGTTCGCCCCCGGTCCGAATTCGTGGTCGATCAGGTCGTACGCGAGCCGCGTGGTGTTCGACGTCGGCTGTGTCCCCGCATTCTGCGGCCACATGCGCATATCGAGAACGGGCGCTGCCAGGACGGCGAGAAGCATCAATGCAGCCAGCGTCCAGGCCGCCGGCCTGCGGCATACCATGCGAGCCCACTTCTCGGTACGTGCCTGGCCGCCCCCGCGCCGCGGCATCCTCGGCAACAACTTCGTCCCTGCCAACGCGCACAGCGCAGGAACGACGGTGATCGACGTCAGCATGACCGCGCCTACGACGGCGAGCGTTGCGTAACCCATCGACGCGTACACCGGCAGACCGGCCAACCTGAGTCCGAGCAGGCACAGCAAGACCGTCGTTCCCGCGTAGACGACGGACACTCCTGCAGTCGAATTTGCATGCGCAGCCGACTCTTTCGATGTCATTCCGGATCGAAGGCCGTCGGCGAACCGGGTTACGAGAAGCAACGCGTAGTCGATCCCGACGCCGATGCCGACCATTGTGGCGATCGTCGGAGCCATCGGGCTGATCTGAGTGAACGACGCCAGCACGGCCACGATGCCGGAACCGATGCCGACGCCGATGATCGCCACGACGATGGGAAGTCCCGCAGCGACGACGGACCCGAAAGCGAGCAGCAAGATCACCAGCGCTACGACGATTCCGACGGCTTCAGCGGTACCACCGGGCGAGCTGATGTTCTCCGCTACCTGCCCTCCCAGCTCGACCTGGATTCCCTCGCGCTCGAGTGGCGCGGTGGCAGACCGAAGCGCGTCGATACCGTCGGTGCCCTGAAAGTCGGTGACCGGAATGCGGTACTGCACCGAGATCAATGCGGTATCGCCGTCGGAGGAGATGCGCGCCGGCGAGACTGTGCCGACACCGTCCAACGTCTGAAGTCTGCTCTGCAGGGAAGTGAGAACCCCCGGATCGAGTGCCACGTCGTCGTGCACCACGACCCGAGCATCGGTCCCGGCGAGGTCGGGAAATCGGTCGGCGAGCAACTCGCTTCCGGCGATCGAGTCGAGTCCCTCGACGTGGTAGTTGTCCTGCATCTGGCCGCCGAATGCCGCCGCTGCGCCGATGGTCGCGGCGAACAGCACGACCCATACTCCTAGCGTCCGCCACGGGTGATCGGTGCAGATCGCGCCGAGTTTGGCGAGCAAGATCCTCATGTGAAAGCTCCTTCGTCTGTGGTGAACACAGCGTGGACGCAGTCACTTGGAGTGTTCTTGCGGTTTTCTAGTAGCCGTGAGAATCCAGTGCGGATTGCCCCACGCTCGGGCCAGTTCCAGCGCCGCAACCTGGTAGTCGGCAGCACGCTCGGTGTCACCGAGCGCGGCCGCTAGTTGGGCGAGAACGGTGTCGACGGGACCGACGACGTAGGTTCCGGTTGCTATTCCGGCGAGTTGGCCGGTGAATCTGGACAGCGATTGCGCGACTGCAGCGGCCTCGTCGAGTTCGCCGGTTTCGAGGACGGCCATACCGCGGATGGCCAGGAACAGAGACTCGAAGAAGTCGTGCCGGATCGGTCCTGCTGCGCGGCGAATCTCGACAGCCTCGCCCACTCTGCCGAGTTCGGCCAACGCCAGCGCCAGTAGATCCGCTGCGACCGCCGGGTACTGCGAGTACAACGTGCGCAGACCGGCCTCGAACGCCCCGAGAGTTCCCGACGAGACAGCCGTCGTGACGTATGCAAGGGCATGGATGACTTCGGCGTTGACGGCGACGCTCGAACGCAGCGCGGTTCCGCCCGCATCGAAGTGACGATGTGCCGCATCGATGTCGCCGGCAGCGTGGGCCAACATTCCCCGAGACAGCAGGCACGTGGCGAGCGACTGCTGCCAGCTGTACCGTTCGGCGAG is part of the Rhodococcus sovatensis genome and encodes:
- a CDS encoding MMPL family transporter, with the protein product MRILLAKLGAICTDHPWRTLGVWVVLFAATIGAAAAFGGQMQDNYHVEGLDSIAGSELLADRFPDLAGTDARVVVHDDVALDPGVLTSLQSRLQTLDGVGTVSPARISSDGDTALISVQYRIPVTDFQGTDGIDALRSATAPLEREGIQVELGGQVAENISSPGGTAEAVGIVVALVILLLAFGSVVAAGLPIVVAIIGVGIGSGIVAVLASFTQISPMAPTIATMVGIGVGIDYALLLVTRFADGLRSGMTSKESAAHANSTAGVSVVYAGTTVLLCLLGLRLAGLPVYASMGYATLAVVGAVMLTSITVVPALCALAGTKLLPRMPRRGGGQARTEKWARMVCRRPAAWTLAALMLLAVLAAPVLDMRMWPQNAGTQPTSNTTRLAYDLIDHEFGPGANGPFMVAVDLSQVSTSRLDYLTEELARDPGIAVVGTPITNPEGDTAVVMFEPTTGPSDEETVALLTHLRHDVLPEGAIATGVTPVFADITDRVAERIWLVVAFVVALSVVLLTVVFRSIVVAVKAAAMNLMSVAAAYGVMVALFQWGWGAELLGLPHAVPVSSWVPILMFTILFGLSMDYEVFLLSRIRELWLHSGDAHSSVVDGVASTGRVITSAAAIMVAVFLGFALDADVTIKMMGVGLATAVLVDATIVRMVLVPSTMTLLGQWNWWNPFTRSAGRPRTSPVTLAEPVSASK